Proteins encoded within one genomic window of candidate division WOR-3 bacterium:
- the waaF gene encoding lipopolysaccharide heptosyltransferase II, whose amino-acid sequence MKVIIRTPNWLGDAVFNLPFIIEVSKRHDVSIVTKETIKDLFWGFPVITFKSNDELYKKHLTLWKQYDYYIVTPISFSSALAAFLSRTPKRIGFSFDARDFLLTKRIKIPKDWKERHTTETYALLYQNLIEIKEVKFELEIPEKFQASALEILKNFGLIDEPYVCFSPFAQFGRAKEWGEENFIELGKILLKHGIKSVIFGGKGDLERSKVFKGENFVNLTGKTSLWEAAAIAKKSLAFIGGDSGLTHLSAIIGAKTLAIFGPTPVSWTRPLGKNVMVLYKKLKCSPCEQRECPLGTKECMKSVKPEEVFEVIRE is encoded by the coding sequence ATGAAGGTAATCATTAGAACGCCTAATTGGCTGGGAGATGCTGTTTTTAACCTGCCATTTATCATCGAGGTCTCAAAGAGGCACGATGTAAGTATAGTAACGAAGGAAACCATCAAAGATTTGTTCTGGGGATTCCCTGTAATTACCTTCAAATCAAACGATGAACTTTACAAAAAACACTTAACCCTGTGGAAACAGTACGACTACTATATAGTGACGCCCATATCTTTCTCTTCTGCCTTAGCGGCCTTTCTTTCCCGAACCCCAAAAAGAATTGGCTTTTCCTTTGATGCAAGGGATTTTTTGCTCACAAAGCGGATCAAAATTCCAAAAGACTGGAAAGAACGTCATACCACCGAGACCTACGCTTTGCTTTATCAGAATCTCATTGAAATAAAAGAAGTTAAATTCGAACTTGAAATACCAGAAAAATTCCAGGCCTCAGCTCTGGAAATTCTAAAAAACTTTGGACTGATTGATGAGCCCTACGTTTGCTTCTCCCCCTTTGCCCAGTTCGGAAGAGCAAAGGAGTGGGGAGAAGAGAATTTTATTGAGTTGGGTAAAATCCTTTTAAAACACGGAATAAAATCAGTAATTTTTGGAGGCAAGGGTGACTTAGAAAGGTCTAAGGTCTTCAAAGGGGAAAATTTTGTAAATTTAACCGGAAAAACATCTTTATGGGAAGCAGCTGCAATTGCGAAAAAAAGTCTGGCTTTCATAGGCGGAGATTCCGGTCTCACACACCTTTCAGCCATTATCGGCGCTAAAACCCTTGCGATCTTCGGACCCACTCCTGTTTCCTGGACAAGACCACTGGGAAAGAATGTTATGGTCCTCTACAAAAAATTGAAATGTTCCCCCTGCGAGCAAAGGGAGTGCCCCCTCGGAACGAAAGAGTGCATGAAATCAGTAAAACCCGAGGAAGTGTTTGAAGTTATAAGAGAGTGA
- a CDS encoding PorV/PorQ family protein gives MTKQLKKLLFSLAVLAGIVKADSFDAGVPFLMIFPSPRATGMAAAFSTIADDPSATYYNPAGLGFIQRGEIMVVHTPWLRGLAPDMYHEFTAFTYPLPVGTVGANIIFLYYGKIEGVSDDQYLGSWSPYDLQIQVSYGYKINDNLSIGGDIKFIHSFLAPEDVLYQATGIEGGGSGSTFAVGAGLLYRKPFTMGENKPEFRYSLFFDNFGPGLVITSTGERDPLPYHVKTGVAFTPLNIKNHKISLAFEITKVLVNITNDYRDKGIGYVLDDAWKHAGLEYTLFDLASLRFGYFHDQLGARKGITFGFGVKFKGLSIDVSDDHYIYSFKQGLNVRYGLSYAFKF, from the coding sequence ATGACAAAACAACTCAAAAAATTGCTCTTTTCCCTTGCTGTCCTTGCAGGGATCGTAAAGGCTGACTCCTTTGATGCGGGAGTTCCCTTCCTTATGATCTTCCCATCTCCGAGAGCAACAGGAATGGCGGCAGCCTTCTCAACTATTGCCGATGACCCATCAGCAACCTACTATAATCCCGCAGGATTGGGATTTATACAAAGAGGAGAAATAATGGTGGTTCACACCCCTTGGCTTCGCGGGCTTGCTCCTGATATGTACCACGAATTCACCGCTTTCACTTACCCGCTACCCGTTGGAACCGTCGGGGCAAACATAATTTTTCTCTACTATGGCAAAATTGAGGGGGTTTCTGACGATCAATACTTAGGATCCTGGTCTCCTTATGACCTCCAAATTCAGGTATCCTATGGTTACAAAATAAATGATAACCTAAGTATAGGAGGCGACATAAAATTCATTCACAGTTTCTTAGCACCAGAAGATGTGCTCTATCAGGCTACGGGTATAGAAGGTGGAGGAAGTGGCTCTACCTTCGCAGTGGGTGCAGGTCTTCTTTACAGAAAGCCTTTTACAATGGGTGAGAATAAACCGGAATTTCGTTATTCCCTCTTCTTTGATAATTTTGGACCGGGGCTTGTGATTACTTCCACGGGCGAAAGGGATCCACTCCCTTACCATGTGAAGACCGGAGTTGCTTTCACCCCATTAAACATCAAAAATCACAAGATTTCTCTTGCCTTTGAAATAACAAAAGTGTTAGTTAACATTACCAATGACTACAGAGATAAAGGGATTGGTTATGTTCTTGATGATGCCTGGAAGCATGCGGGTTTAGAATACACCCTATTCGATTTAGCCTCTTTGAGATTTGGCTACTTCCATGACCAGCTTGGAGCAAGGAAGGGAATAACCTTTGGATTTGGTGTCAAATTTAAAGGTTTAAGCATTGACGTTTCCGATGACCACTACATCTACAGCTTTAAGCAAGGGCTTAACGTACGTTATGGCCTGAGTTATGCTTTCAAGTTCTAA
- a CDS encoding ABC transporter substrate-binding protein, giving the protein MLSSSKKVKYYLTLTLFIFLSCAAKRQEGTVFWHAMGGPLGDALKTIVTWYSQSNPPITLVNLGNYNTLSQKIMGAVAANTPPTASQLYESWASELLSAGKITPIQNYLSLIDSTKLKNVFDVLIKGNMWCDTLVTFPFNKSVPVFYYNIDLFEKYGIKRFPQTWDEFREVAKKLTIDENGDGKPEIYGTAFTIDVWIFATILYQKGGRLLQGDSVLFDSKGGIEALTFLQDLIFKDKCAYLGTGYSHQDDFANGRVAMIWGTIVSYAFMKDKIKFRLGVAPVPIDKYKTVIISGTNVGIFENVPESYKKNFANFLNYFLEDSVQAYWSSKTGYIPLTRTAFDHPILKHFVESVPGLKEAMLQVEYGDYEPRDPVWFTGRRILSEEGIEPALRGYATPEKSLKRAADLIRQEIARRKSYQVYRHSKK; this is encoded by the coding sequence ATGCTTTCAAGTTCTAAGAAAGTTAAATACTATCTTACTTTAACTCTTTTTATCTTCCTTTCCTGCGCTGCGAAAAGGCAGGAGGGGACGGTTTTCTGGCACGCCATGGGTGGTCCCCTTGGCGATGCCTTGAAGACCATAGTAACCTGGTATTCCCAGTCCAACCCACCAATTACCCTTGTTAATCTGGGAAACTACAATACCCTTTCCCAGAAAATAATGGGTGCTGTAGCTGCCAATACGCCGCCAACGGCCTCTCAGCTTTATGAGTCGTGGGCTTCTGAACTCCTATCAGCAGGTAAAATAACCCCCATACAAAATTACTTGAGCCTTATTGACTCTACCAAGTTAAAAAATGTCTTTGACGTGCTGATAAAGGGAAACATGTGGTGTGACACCCTCGTGACCTTCCCCTTCAACAAGAGCGTTCCCGTTTTTTATTACAACATAGACCTCTTTGAAAAGTATGGAATCAAGAGATTCCCTCAAACCTGGGACGAATTCAGAGAAGTTGCAAAAAAACTCACCATTGACGAAAATGGAGACGGCAAACCCGAGATCTACGGTACTGCTTTTACCATAGATGTGTGGATTTTTGCTACCATACTCTATCAAAAGGGTGGCAGATTGCTTCAGGGCGATTCAGTACTTTTTGATTCAAAGGGAGGCATTGAAGCACTTACATTTCTTCAAGATCTAATCTTCAAAGATAAATGCGCCTACTTAGGGACTGGCTACTCCCATCAGGATGACTTTGCCAATGGAAGAGTTGCAATGATCTGGGGTACCATCGTCTCCTACGCCTTTATGAAAGATAAGATTAAGTTCCGATTAGGTGTGGCGCCTGTCCCCATTGACAAATACAAGACCGTTATCATTTCTGGAACCAATGTCGGTATATTCGAAAACGTACCCGAAAGCTATAAGAAAAATTTTGCTAATTTCCTTAATTACTTCTTAGAGGACAGCGTTCAAGCCTATTGGTCGTCAAAAACGGGCTATATACCATTAACAAGAACGGCCTTTGATCATCCCATTTTAAAGCATTTCGTCGAATCAGTACCCGGGCTAAAAGAGGCCATGTTGCAGGTAGAATACGGAGATTATGAGCCGCGGGATCCTGTGTGGTTCACAGGGAGAAGAATACTATCCGAAGAAGGGATAGAACCCGCCCTTAGAGGTTATGCAACGCCTGAAAAAAGCCTCAAAAGGGCAGCGGATTTAATCAGACAAGAAATAGCCAGGAGAAAATCCTACCAAGTTTATAGGCATTCCAAAAAGTGA
- a CDS encoding FeoA family protein gives MSLDEVRIDDVVVVKSINAGQRALRRLMSLGINIGDRVRVLHFGPFKGAILVEDLDSGVKVALGRGLARKIVVEHAKYN, from the coding sequence ATGTCCTTAGACGAAGTAAGAATAGATGATGTCGTAGTTGTCAAAAGTATTAACGCCGGGCAAAGGGCATTAAGGCGCCTTATGAGTTTAGGAATTAATATTGGAGATAGGGTGCGAGTTTTACACTTTGGACCTTTTAAAGGGGCCATCCTTGTAGAGGACCTTGATTCAGGCGTCAAAGTGGCCTTAGGCAGGGGATTGGCAAGGAAAATAGTTGTAGAACATGCAAAATACAATTAG